In Gimesia panareensis, the genomic window AAATACGAATTCTCAAGTCAAAATTATGGCCAGGTGTGATCAAGGCTATCTCTGCATTGTTTGTGGAGAAGAAGTAGACAATATCGAAGATAGCGCACTCTACTTACGGTACATCATTGGCGAAGTCCGTGAAGAAGAACTGCAGGAACAACCCGAATATCACATCCGTTGCAATCCTGCCCTGGCTCAATTTATTGTTGATGCTGAGTTTGAACCCGTCTCTGTAGAGGGAACATTCGATAAACGTGAATTGGACCCCGCCGAGACCAGACTCAGAGAAACACTGGTCACGAAAGGCTGGAATCGGCTTAGAATTGTGAAACGAGAACAGCTTCCTGTCAGTGAGTTTCCTCTGAAACTGGAATCGGATAATCGCTGATCCAACCAGCTACATCGTTCGTTTCCTCTCACCTCTTTCCATCTCATGATTACTATGCACCTGTTGTTCTGAGCAACAACGGGTGCTTTTTTTATGCAGATCCATCTTGTCCGCGCCACGCCATTCCGGAAGATAAGCACTCTTCGACACTCAATCATAAATCAGAACTCGAATACTTTGAGAAACGAATGCCCGCGCAAACAAGAAAAGGACTTTTTATCCCGGCATGGGTTATCGCTTGTGTGTTTTCTCCCATCGTAGCTGGTGGAGTGGGAGCGATTACCTGGACTGCCAAAACACTCATAGAACACAGTCATCGGCTTATTCAGATTGATGAAAAACTGGACGCTAATAAGGAACTGTTAATCGAAATGGTCAATTCACATGAAAGGCGGATCAGCCGCCTGGAAGACCGCGTGTTCGGAGAAAACTGATGATCCAGATTACTCTGGCAGATCTACCCACATCACTCGTGAAGCAGATGGAAGGCCCTGTCCCTCCCGTTGATTTCATCTCAAACGGCTGCAGTTATTCACCGGACCAGTGGGGTGGGGTTGATCTCAGACCTGCCTGTCACTGGCATGACTACGCCTATCAGCAAGGAGGCTGTAAACGGGATCGAGCACGGGCAGATGCTGCCCTGTATCGTAATCTGCGCCGCTGTGATCTCGGCAGATTCATGGCGAACGTGTACTACCGCCGTGTCAGGCTGTTCGGAATCGCCGCCTTTAACTGGGAACCAGGAAAGGTCCCCCTCAACCCCTGGCATTATTTTTTACTGTTTTTCAACAGGTATCTTCAATGGTGAAAAGCTTAACAACTCTGCTTGTCATCCTGACAACATCCTGCCTGCAGGCCCAGGCGCTGGCAGTCAGGACAACGGAAACACAATGCACACCGCAAGGCTGCCGCCAACTTCTCGGCACAGGAGCCTGCGCGTTCATCGGAAATATTGCAGATCGCTCCATCTATATTACCGCAGCACACAACATCAATCAGGCTCGAACCATTCAGATTGGCTATGGGGGATCATGGTGGAAAGCCCAGGTAGTTTTTAAAGAGTATAAGGGCACTGTTGACTATGCGATTCTTGAGACTCGAAAAATCTCCGCCACGCACTGTTTTGAGCTTTCGAGTCAACAGCCGGCTGATGGAATACAGGCGGTCGCTTATGGTTACTCAAACGGGGTCTACCAGTTGAAATCGCTGAGAGCCCGTATTCTGGTCACTCCCCAAGGACGTTACTTCTCCAGAATTGTTGCCAAGGGAGATTCCGGCGGCCCCATTCTGGTCAACGGACAAGTTGTTGGCATCATCAAAGGTCACAATTTTTCGAACACACTTTATACAGAAAGCACTCTGATTCGTCACAAGCTCATCAATCTGTACGGCAGACTCCCTTGTTGCGACTGTGAACCATCTGCAATCGTGAAAACGAATCCAGTTCCGCCGCAGCAACCGGAAAATGAAAACCGTCAACAAATTGCTGCGATCGAAACGGAAATATCCAGACTGCAGAAAGAGATTGAGAGGTTAAAACAGACACAGATTCCTGTACAGCTCATCGGGGCAGACGGAACTGTGAAACAGGAACAGAAATATTTACTGGGACAACCAATTAAATTGCGTTTTAAGGCCGTTAACAAGTGAGGCGAAATCATGCCGAACGGCGCTATTTTAGATGTAGAAATTCCCATTCAGGAAGAAGGAGAACAGGAGATGGCTGTGGATTTATCGGACAATGTTGCCAATCACATGCTGACACAACTCATGCAAACCGGAACCGTCGCACAGAATAACTTTGTGACCGTTCAGAAAATCGTGGACTACGATTACCTGGAAAACAAGCGCATGGTGACCCTTGATGAAGCGGTCGGCATTCGTGAAGTCGCCAGCAAAGTCACTCCCGCTGGTCCGTCACAGGCAACCTGATGACGGACCCGCTGGAAGATCTGATCAGGCAGACGACAATATTCCACAATCGCCTGATTGAAGAAAATAATGAGCTCGACCGCGCGTTCCAGAGCGGGACGTTCGGTCAGCTCGTGCAGTCCTGGAGTGATCACGATGACAGAAGAGACCGCGAAGCCGGAGACCTGGGCGGAGAAACTGGCCCAGATGTGGTGGGGAGTGAAGGTAGGGGAACGAGCGGAGAATCTCAGACAGGCCGCGAGGCGGTTTGACAATGTAGATTCACTCGTCATGTCCACACGCGAAAAACTGCTCGGCAAAGAAACCGTTGACAACAATCGTCCTGAGGGCGAAGACATGCATATCGGGGATTACAGCAGCGTGACACATCAGTATCTGCCACCGTCAAACAGCACGACTGGTACACTGGCCAAACTGGCTTTAGGAGCCGGTCTGCTCGCGACGGGAATCGGTGCGCCAGTGGGAGGCTATCTGATCTCGGATGCATTAAAACAGAAGCCGCCCGACACGAATGAACTCGTGATTCCAGCTGACCAGGATACACTCTTTAATCTGGAGCTTGTGAAGTAAGACTTTCAGATGGTTCCGGCTGAGCACGTCTGACTGGATGCACCTCAAGACAAAGGGCAAACTCTGTTTAAAATAGTCTGTGTACCTTGTCTTGAAATTCCAAGTTATTCAGAAATGAAAAGGAACCTCTGATGCCCCGGTTTACTGTCTACCTTGCACGAGAAAAAAACGGACGCCCTGTCAAACGATTGGATCGAGAAGCACAGACTCATGTACTGGCAGCCAAACTCGCGGAAGCCGAATTCCCTGATCTGGTTGTAAATTCAGTGCTGGTAAAACACGAGTTCATCGCTTTCTGCGCCCGCTGTGGGGGCCCCATCTTTAAAGGAGATTATCACAAAGACCAAATCAAACAGCGTGTAGATTCCAACCGCTGTCTGGATTGTCTGTAAGTTAGGATAAAAAGAAGTCTGATGGAGATAAAAGACCGAATTAAAAGCTTGCGACGAATCAAAGCCTCCCGGCTGATTCGTAACCCTCGAAACTGGCGGACCCATCCAGCAGCGCAAAAATCAGCGTTGCGCACTGTCTTGAACGAGATTGGTTTTGCCACAGCCTGTCTGGTCCGCGATTGTGGAGACGGGACTTTCGAACTCCTTGATGGTCATTTGCGGGCCGATATCGCTGAGGGCTCTAAAGTCCCCTGTCTGATTCTAGATGTCACACCGGCAGAAGCAGATCAAATTCTGGCCACCTTCGATTCGATCACCAGTCTGGCCCAAACCAATCAGAGGGCACTTGACTCACTGGTAGAATCAATTTCTTCTGAATCCAGAGATCTCCAGAAACTGCTTCTGTCCCTGGCTTCCTCCCCACAAGTTCTCCCAGAAGAGGATCAGGGAGAAGATGAATCCAGCCTGCTCAGAGACAGCTTCTCAGTGCTGGTGGACTGCAAAGATGAATCGGAACAACTCGCCCTCTTAAAACAGCTGAAGTCGGAAGGTTATCAATGTCGTGCCTGGATCTCGTAAGAGAATCACCGATCATCCGCACTCCTCGCGTCATGCAGTTGGAAGGGATGTTCGGGCTTCCCGCAGAAAATCGAAGCTGTGAACAATGGTCTGTGAATCTTCCACTGCAGGACCGTTCGTGGAATATCGGATTAATAGTGGGACCTTCAGGTTGCGGCAAGACGACGATTGCCCGAGAACTGTTTCCGGATCAAATCGTGGATGAGTTTGACTGGTCCCATGAGCAGAGTATCGTTGATGCGTTCCCGGGAAAAATGGGAATTAAAGAAATCACCGGCCTGCTTTCGTCAGTCGGTTTCTCTTCTCCGCCCAACTGGCTGCGTCCCTATCATGTGCTGTCCAATGGCGAACAGTTTCGTGTCAGGCTGGCCAGGGCACTGGCCGAACAATCAGGCCTGGTTGTGATTGATGAATTCACTTCTGTCGTCGACCGCACAGTCGCCCGGGCAGGCAGCTGTGCGATCGCCAAAACGGTCAGACGCCGAAATCAAATGCTGATCGCGGTCTCCTGCCATTACGATATCATCGACTGGCTGAATCCTGACTGGATTTATCAACCGGCGCTTAATGATTTTCAATGGAGGTGCGAAAGGCCAACTCGCCCTCCAGTCTCCCTTAGAATTGTTAACGTGCATCGCAATGCGTGGAACCTGTTCCGTAAACATCACTATCTAGACTCTTCCCTGCACAAATCGGCCAACTGCTTTCTGGCACTGATGGAAGAACAACCCGCAGCCTTCACCGCAGTGATTTACTTCCCGCATGCACAGTCTCCCTCCTACCGGGAACATCGCACAGTCTGCCTGCCTGACTTTCAGGGAGTAGGAATTGGTAACGCCCTGAGCGAATATGTTGCGTCACTTTACCACTGCAAACACAACTACACGAGCGTCACCGGTCATCCCGCCATGATCCGCCACCGTGCCAGATCACCGCTGTGGAAAATGAACCGCAAACCATCAACCGTGCAACGCCAGGCCGGTTTTGAGAAGCACCGCAAACGACGCATTCCTACCAGTCGTGGCAGACTAACCGCCAGCTTTCAATACATCGGACCATCCCGCAGAGAAGATGCACAACGGTTCGGCTTGATTTGAGTCAGACCCCAACCGCGATCTGCGCATCTACCAGGCCGCACAACGCTTCCAGGCAGTATGGCTGCGAAACGCTTCTGCAGAGGCGACCCCAGACTGTGCTCCTCGTGAGGAACACTGCTGCAGCATCAGATCCTGTAACGGAGAAAAACTGGTATCTTTTCCACGCTGCAGTTGGCTCTGATGACAATTCAACATCGCGACCTTGGTTTCGACGAACGGGCTGACATCGATATAAAAATGGGGTTCAAACTGAGTCATATTGACCGTGTCCATCCACCACAGTACGGGAGGCTGCTGAAGAGCCGGAGATTCTGTTTTGTTACCTGCCGAGGCACTGAACCAGGTGGCAGCCTCGGTGATCACGGAAGCAGCCCGATGATCCGCATGATAATCGTTCTGCGAATGTGCCAGAACGAGTGTAGGTTGAAACTGGCGAATGATCTCTGTCAGCTGTCGGCGCTGCTCCAGGCTGTCAAACAGAGCGCCATCCGGACGCTCCCCGAAAAATAATTCAGCTCCAATCAGCGCAGCGGCAGCCTGCATTTCTCCCTGACGTACCTCTGCCAGATTTTCCAGCGGCGGATCAGGCTGCCCTTTGTCCCCCTGGCACATCACGCAAATTCCCACGACGGCCCCTTCCTGGTGAGCCCGTGCCAAAGTCCCTGCACACAACAATTCGGCATCGTCAGGGTGTGCCACAACAGCCAGAATCCGTTCCTGATTAAAATCAATCTTCATCTTCAGTGATCTTCAACAAAGGCAACAAAATGGATCAACGCAGTCGAATATCAGGCAGTTCTGCCACGTATTCCGCTACCGTCAGCGAAACATCAGCATGGGTTCTTAACAGAGATGCCGGACAGGCACTGGTAATCGGCCCATGCAAGACCCGACGTGCCACCGAACTCTGCCAGAGACGGTTACAGTAAAAGTGCTGTTCCCGAGCTGACAGAATTTCCTTCATCCCAATCGTCACAGCTCGCCAGGGAATAATCGAAATTTCGCCCCCCACTGTCACGGAATTGATCGTCCGGGTCTCGCGAGTTAAGTTCAGATTCCGTGTCGGCAAAGCAGCGAACTCTTCTGCCGAAACTTCCTCTCCCGGTTCTGGTGGTTCATTGAATGCAATATGGCCGTTAATCCCGATCCCGCCAAAACAGGCATCCACGCCTCCACGCTGATCAATCATTCGCTGGATCCCCCCCACATCATTGGGATCTGGGCAGATCCGATTCTCCGGCAGGGGGGCCAGGTCCGGATTCACAAGATCATAGAACTTTCGATTCATGTAACCACGAAAACTCAAAGGATGCGACAGGTCGACCCACTGGTCATCATCCGTCAGGTATTCATCCATGTTGATCAGCATCACATCCTGAATGGAATACTGCCGCTGGTTCAGTATCTCAGCCAGAACCGGATACTGATCGACTGGGCCCACCGGCACAATGAGTGTCGGCTGACGTCCCGCTTCCCGAGCCCTTTCAATCACACTCAGCATTGCCTGAGCCATATGCTCTGCGACGGCAGGCATATCTTTGACTACGGAAAACTTGACATTCGTTCCTTGAGCTAACGCGTTGCGACTGACCTGCAGGTAATCAGGAAATTGAACAGACATAATCTGGTGGGTACTTTTATTTGTGGGTGGTATGAACAATTATCAGCGTCTGGAATGACGTGGATTCTCTCAGAATCCAAAATGACAGCATGGAATATTGGAAACTGTTAGCTTTATAATAACAGTCATTCTGCAGAGATACTCCCGTACGGAAGGGGAGAAATCATATTGTCGGCAAAATCAATTTAAGGCCATTTTATCTATACTTGAGGAATTCACAATGAAATTGTTTCTGGACAGCGCCATCACAGATGAGATCAGACAGGGCCTCGAATACTGGGACCTGGATGGCCTGACAACCAACCCCAAACACGTTAAAAACTCGGGCAAGCCATTCCTGAAGGTCATCGAAGAAATCGCTGAACTCTTCGCCGGTACCGAGAAACCGGTCAGTGTCGAAGTCAATCCCCACATCACGGACTGGGAACAGATCGTTGAAGAAGGAGCCAAACTCGCAAAAATGTCTCCAAATTTTGTAATCAAAGTGGGAGCCAGTGAAGGGGGATTCAAAGCTATTCGCGAGTTGTCCCGACAAGGAATCCGAACGAATGCAACCCTGATCTTTTCTGTTGCGCAGGCCTGGCATGCGGCACGAGCTGGCGCATCGTTCATCAGTCCCTTCATGGGCTGGAAAGAAACTTACGGAGATTCTGCGACGACGTTTATCATCGAAGTCGCAGAAATGCTGGAGCGGCATGAATACGAATCTGAGATCATCGCCGCCGCGATCCGTAATGGTCGACAGATTGCAGATGTCGCGATCGCCGGCGCTCATTGTGTCACAGCCGGATTTTCCGTCTATCAGGAAAGTATGCAAAACCCTTATACCGTTCATGGCGAGAAAGTCTTCCAGAATGCCTGGGATGAGACTCCCCACGAATAAGATGTTCGTCGCGATCAAGTCTATCAGATCATACACCATTCCATTTATGATTCAGGATCCTCCATGCGCTTTGTGAATATATTCAAATTGTACCTCAGCCGGTGTTGGTTATTTCTGGTTTGCCTCTCAGTTATGGAACTGTGTCTACTGGCAATAGACACCACAGTCGTGGAAGCAAAATCACAGAAGCCAAATGTGATTATTATTTTCACAGATGATCAGGGCTCCATCGATGTAAACTGCTACGGTGCTAAAGATCTGATTACACCGCACATGGATTCCATTGCCAGACGGGGAATTCGATTTACGCAGTTCTATGCCTCAGCCCCCGTCTGTTCTCCATCACGTGCCGGCATGTTGACTGGTCGATTCCCGCGTCGCGCAGGAGTTCCCGGAAACGTCTCTTCCCATCATGGACAGAGCGGCATGCCGGTCGAGCAGATCACAATCGCTGAAATGATGAAGGAGGCTGGGCATCAGACTGCGCATGTCGGCAAGTGGCATCTGGGCTACACCCCTGAAACCATGCCTAACGGACAGGGCTTTGACCGTTCGTTTGGCCACATGGGAGGCTGTATCGATAACTACTCACATTTCTTCTACTGGAACGGTCCGAATCGCCATGATCTCTGGAACAATGGCAAGGAAGTCTGGCACGATGGTGAGTTCTTCCCTGATCTGATGGTGAAACAGTGCCAGTCTTTTCTCAAAGAACCACACGATAAACCGTTCTTCCTGTACTGGGCCATCAACGTCCCTCACTATCCATTACAGGGCAAAGACAAATGGCGCAAAAAATACGCGAACCTTGAATCACCCCGCGATAAATATGCCGCCTTTGTCTCCACCATGGATGAATGTATTGGCGAGGTTCTGCAAACTCTGGATGAAAGTGGATTGCGAGAAAATACCATCGTGATCTTTCAGTCTGACCATGGACATTCCACGGAAGAACGAACCTTTGGAGGGGGCGGTAACGCAGGGCCCTATCGAGGAGCCAAATTCAGCCTGTTTGAAGGAGGCATCCGCGTGCCTGCGATGATCTCCTGGCCGGGCACGATCGCGGAAGGAGAAGTACGCCATCAGCTGGCAACTGGCTGTGACTGGCTCCCGACCATCGCGGATCTGACCGGTGCTCCACTTCCCAAACACAAACTGGATGGAAAAAGTCTGAAACAGGTCATCAAATCCGCCGATGCTGACAGCCCGCACGAAAACTTCTACTGGCAGATCGGCAAGAGCTGGGCTATCCGTGAGGGGAACTGGAAGCTGCTGGGCAACCCCCGTGATACCAGTAACCAGGCCCCGTTGACCAAAGAGGATCAGCTGTATCTGGTCAACCTCTCCAACGATATTGGTGAAAAACAGAATCTGGCGAAAGAGTTTCCTGAAAAAGTGGAGCACCTCAAGCAGATTTATCAGCACTACCAGAAATCCCTGTCTGATTAAGGTAGACTTCAGTTTGGATGTTCAAAATGAATCAGACCACCGAACCACATTCCAGAAACAAGCCTAAATCAACTGCCTGGGTCGTCTCAGTGGCGATCTTTATAGTGATTTATCTGATTCTCCAGCAACAGAAGCAGGAGGGAGAACCAGAGGATTCTGGAAAGAATCCCGCTGTTACAGTAGCTGCAGACGGAACTTCTCAGGCCCCTGAGCAGACAGATACCGACCTGGGTCCCCTGTCAACTTCAGACAGGAATCAGAAAGTTCCCAAGTCGCAGGCCATTCCCACCGAATTGAAACAGACCTCCGCCAAACGGTCCGTTCAGACTCCGGCCAGTTCCAATCGGCCCCCTCCGACTGAATCTGACAGCACCTCTCAGGGCACACGCCCTGAACTGGGGCAAATTCGAAAAACAGGTAACCAGACCTGGGAATCAACGGCTGGGCTAATATATGGCCCCGGCAGCCAGGAAAAACACCGCATCAAACATGTGATGCGGCATGCAACAGATCAGCCACGCCGTCCAGGTAAACATGGTGTCTTTGCCGGCAATGGTGATCAGGAAAAAGTCCTGGCATTAATTGACGAGGCATATCTGAAAGCACTTCAGG contains:
- a CDS encoding phospholipase A2; this encodes MIQITLADLPTSLVKQMEGPVPPVDFISNGCSYSPDQWGGVDLRPACHWHDYAYQQGGCKRDRARADAALYRNLRRCDLGRFMANVYYRRVRLFGIAAFNWEPGKVPLNPWHYFLLFFNRYLQW
- a CDS encoding trypsin-like serine peptidase, translated to MVKSLTTLLVILTTSCLQAQALAVRTTETQCTPQGCRQLLGTGACAFIGNIADRSIYITAAHNINQARTIQIGYGGSWWKAQVVFKEYKGTVDYAILETRKISATHCFELSSQQPADGIQAVAYGYSNGVYQLKSLRARILVTPQGRYFSRIVAKGDSGGPILVNGQVVGIIKGHNFSNTLYTESTLIRHKLINLYGRLPCCDCEPSAIVKTNPVPPQQPENENRQQIAAIETEISRLQKEIERLKQTQIPVQLIGADGTVKQEQKYLLGQPIKLRFKAVNK
- a CDS encoding ABC transporter ATP-binding protein, which produces MSCLDLVRESPIIRTPRVMQLEGMFGLPAENRSCEQWSVNLPLQDRSWNIGLIVGPSGCGKTTIARELFPDQIVDEFDWSHEQSIVDAFPGKMGIKEITGLLSSVGFSSPPNWLRPYHVLSNGEQFRVRLARALAEQSGLVVIDEFTSVVDRTVARAGSCAIAKTVRRRNQMLIAVSCHYDIIDWLNPDWIYQPALNDFQWRCERPTRPPVSLRIVNVHRNAWNLFRKHHYLDSSLHKSANCFLALMEEQPAAFTAVIYFPHAQSPSYREHRTVCLPDFQGVGIGNALSEYVASLYHCKHNYTSVTGHPAMIRHRARSPLWKMNRKPSTVQRQAGFEKHRKRRIPTSRGRLTASFQYIGPSRREDAQRFGLI
- a CDS encoding PIG-L deacetylase family protein, with the protein product MKIDFNQERILAVVAHPDDAELLCAGTLARAHQEGAVVGICVMCQGDKGQPDPPLENLAEVRQGEMQAAAALIGAELFFGERPDGALFDSLEQRRQLTEIIRQFQPTLVLAHSQNDYHADHRAASVITEAATWFSASAGNKTESPALQQPPVLWWMDTVNMTQFEPHFYIDVSPFVETKVAMLNCHQSQLQRGKDTSFSPLQDLMLQQCSSRGAQSGVASAEAFRSHTAWKRCAAW
- a CDS encoding 6-phosphogluconolactonase; translated protein: MSVQFPDYLQVSRNALAQGTNVKFSVVKDMPAVAEHMAQAMLSVIERAREAGRQPTLIVPVGPVDQYPVLAEILNQRQYSIQDVMLINMDEYLTDDDQWVDLSHPLSFRGYMNRKFYDLVNPDLAPLPENRICPDPNDVGGIQRMIDQRGGVDACFGGIGINGHIAFNEPPEPGEEVSAEEFAALPTRNLNLTRETRTINSVTVGGEISIIPWRAVTIGMKEILSAREQHFYCNRLWQSSVARRVLHGPITSACPASLLRTHADVSLTVAEYVAELPDIRLR
- a CDS encoding transaldolase family protein; its protein translation is MKLFLDSAITDEIRQGLEYWDLDGLTTNPKHVKNSGKPFLKVIEEIAELFAGTEKPVSVEVNPHITDWEQIVEEGAKLAKMSPNFVIKVGASEGGFKAIRELSRQGIRTNATLIFSVAQAWHAARAGASFISPFMGWKETYGDSATTFIIEVAEMLERHEYESEIIAAAIRNGRQIADVAIAGAHCVTAGFSVYQESMQNPYTVHGEKVFQNAWDETPHE
- a CDS encoding sulfatase-like hydrolase/transferase — protein: MELCLLAIDTTVVEAKSQKPNVIIIFTDDQGSIDVNCYGAKDLITPHMDSIARRGIRFTQFYASAPVCSPSRAGMLTGRFPRRAGVPGNVSSHHGQSGMPVEQITIAEMMKEAGHQTAHVGKWHLGYTPETMPNGQGFDRSFGHMGGCIDNYSHFFYWNGPNRHDLWNNGKEVWHDGEFFPDLMVKQCQSFLKEPHDKPFFLYWAINVPHYPLQGKDKWRKKYANLESPRDKYAAFVSTMDECIGEVLQTLDESGLRENTIVIFQSDHGHSTEERTFGGGGNAGPYRGAKFSLFEGGIRVPAMISWPGTIAEGEVRHQLATGCDWLPTIADLTGAPLPKHKLDGKSLKQVIKSADADSPHENFYWQIGKSWAIREGNWKLLGNPRDTSNQAPLTKEDQLYLVNLSNDIGEKQNLAKEFPEKVEHLKQIYQHYQKSLSD